The Ferroacidibacillus organovorans genome contains a region encoding:
- the narJ gene encoding nitrate reductase molybdenum cofactor assembly chaperone, producing MTLQERMKIASILLVYPEKNFSEILEEIEMVCKESEDKLVLASVDALARVPVSDLIRCYVATFDMQESTALYLTAHELGDSRERGDALLRLQALLRGAAFEPLEGELPDYLPLLMEFIAEKPIGMPTDELESRLAVACQMIYERLDEKHPYRKLFELIRDCLPSGQSPLQDEAGAILLKPVVETDLDNLPYPLVYD from the coding sequence ATGACGCTGCAAGAGCGAATGAAAATCGCCTCTATCCTTTTAGTCTACCCGGAGAAAAACTTTTCAGAGATTCTTGAAGAGATTGAAATGGTCTGTAAAGAATCTGAGGATAAACTGGTCCTGGCGTCCGTGGATGCGCTCGCGCGGGTTCCGGTTTCAGACTTGATCCGCTGCTACGTCGCTACGTTTGACATGCAAGAATCCACTGCACTGTATCTCACGGCTCACGAGCTTGGAGATAGCAGGGAGCGGGGAGATGCGCTGCTTCGGCTTCAGGCACTCCTCCGAGGTGCGGCGTTTGAGCCACTCGAGGGAGAATTGCCTGATTATCTGCCACTTCTTATGGAATTTATTGCAGAAAAGCCGATTGGAATGCCGACAGATGAACTGGAGTCAAGACTCGCTGTTGCCTGCCAGATGATTTACGAACGACTTGACGAGAAACACCCGTACCGGAAATTGTTTGAGTTAATCCGTGATTGTTTGCCAAGTGGCCAGAGTCCATTGCAGGATGAAGCTGGTGCAATTCTTTTAAAACCAGTTGTGGAGACAGATTTGGACAATCTG